From a single Acidobacteriota bacterium genomic region:
- the istB gene encoding IS21-like element helper ATPase IstB — MSPKDSLYQQLRSHLAYLKLPAAAEALPAALEHASGSGQTHTEFLEQLLAVEVDATEARRLAGRMRFANFPAPWRLTDFDFDAQPSIDPALIRDLASCHYTADATNVLFIGPPGVGKTMLAVALGHEAVEAGLRVYYTTAADLAARCRKAALEGRWATTMRFFAGPAVLIIDELGYLPMPTADANALFQVISQRYLKSSIILTTNRGANAWGDIFGDTTIAAAMLDRLLHRCAVINITGDSYRLRAHQARNRQHTTTIQPPPGGEFR; from the coding sequence GTGAGCCCCAAAGACAGCCTCTATCAGCAGCTGCGGTCGCATCTGGCCTACCTCAAGCTGCCCGCCGCGGCCGAGGCGCTGCCCGCCGCGCTCGAGCACGCCAGCGGCTCGGGTCAGACCCACACCGAGTTCCTCGAACAGCTCCTCGCTGTCGAGGTCGACGCCACCGAGGCCCGCCGCCTCGCCGGGCGGATGCGCTTCGCGAACTTCCCAGCCCCCTGGAGACTCACCGACTTCGACTTCGACGCCCAACCCTCAATCGACCCCGCGCTCATCCGTGACCTGGCCAGCTGCCACTACACCGCCGACGCCACCAACGTCTTGTTCATCGGACCGCCCGGCGTGGGCAAGACCATGCTCGCCGTCGCCCTGGGACACGAAGCCGTCGAAGCCGGCCTGCGCGTCTACTACACCACCGCCGCCGACCTCGCCGCCCGATGCCGCAAAGCCGCCCTCGAAGGACGCTGGGCCACCACCATGCGATTCTTCGCCGGGCCCGCCGTGTTGATCATCGACGAGCTCGGATACCTCCCAATGCCCACCGCCGACGCCAACGCCCTGTTCCAAGTCATCAGCCAGCGCTACCTCAAATCCAGCATCATCCTGACCACCAACCGAGGCGCCAACGCCTGGGGAGACATCTTCGGCGACACCACCATCGCCGCCGCCATGCTCGACCGGCTCCTACACCGCTGCGCCGTCATCAACATCACCGGCGACAGCTACCGCCTACGAGCCCACCAAGCCCGCAACCGTCAACACACAACTACAATCCAACCACCCCCGGGTGGGGAATTCCGCTGA